A genomic stretch from Salarias fasciatus chromosome 18, fSalaFa1.1, whole genome shotgun sequence includes:
- the LOC115405049 gene encoding guanylate kinase-like — translation MFVRCFSRVRSAMENLRPVVLSGPSGAGKSTLLKKLMGEYDNVFGFSVSHTTRSPRAGEVNGKHYHFVTRDEMQSSIDGGDFIESAEYSGNLYGTSKAAVHAVQKNNLICILDIDMQGVKSIKKTDLNPIYISIQPPTLQTLEKRLRDRKTETEESLQKRLKAAEEEIAFSKQPDVFDHIVINDKLDEAYEQLKQALMEEINKVKNINSSS, via the exons CGATGGAAAACCTGAGGCCGGTGGTCCTGAGCGGGCCCTCGGGGGCCGGGAAAAGCACCCTGCTGAAGAAGCTGATGGGGGAGTACGACAACGTGTTCGGCTTCAGCGTCTCAC ATACAACCAGGAGCCCTCGGGCTGGAGAAGTAAACGGAAAAC ATTACCACTTCGTGACGCGGGACGAGATGCAGTCCAGCATCGACGGCGGCGACTTCATCGAGAGCGCCGAGTACTCGGGCAACCTGTACGGGACGAGCAAGGCGGCCGTGCACGCCGTCCAGAAGAACAACCTCATCTGCATCCTGGACATCGACATGCAGGGAGTGAAGAGCATCAAGAAGACCGACCTGAATCCCATCTACATCTCCATCCAGCCGCCCACCCTGCAGACACTG GAAAAGCGTTTAAGAGACCGAAAaacagagacggaggagagccTGCAGAAGCGCCTCAAAGCTGCCGAAGAGGAAATCGCCTTCA GTAAACAGCCGGACGTGTTCGATCACATCGTCATCAACGACAAGCTGGACGAGGCGTACGAACAGCTGAAACAAGCTCTGATGGAG gAAATAAATAAGGTGAAGAATATCAACTCCTCTTCGTAG